The sequence below is a genomic window from Ignavibacteriales bacterium.
CAAAACTTTATCGGAATTTCCAACTGTAGATAGAGCGAGCTCTTTTTCATTTACCTTAATTGAAGTTCCACCATATGGGTTTCCAGCAGTTAAAGCAAATAAACCAAGCATAAAACCAAATATTGCTAATTTTTTATTAGTGGATAATTCAGAGAAAAACTTTTTCATATACTTTTCTCCGGATTTCTATCAGCAAATTTTTTCTCACTCCATTCAGCAGCAATAAAAGCCCCGATTGCCATAACAACAACAAGAAAAACAACTAAGCCATAAGAAAGACCAAGAAATGATGGAAGGGTTTGCTTACCCAGATCTGTTGAATTGAAAAATCCTTCAAGCATCGGGAACATCTCACCAAAAACAAAAATTCCAAATGCAACACCAAGAACATAAACGAGTCCATCAATCTTACCTGTTGAAAAAGCCACCATTGATGTGCCTGGACAATAGCCGCCGATAACAAATCCAACTCCGAGAATCAGTCCACCTAAAACTTGTGGGAGTATGTATGTGTTACTTACATAAATAAGTGATAAATCTAAATAACCAATAACCGATAAATAAAATATCCCAAGCATTGCAGTTACAATTGCTGTGAACATTACTTTAAGAACGCGCATATTGCCCAAATAAAATTGTGCAGCTAGAATTCTCGCACTTCCAAAGCCACCGCGTTCTAACATAAATCCAAAACCGATACCAATTGCAAAAGCGATAATAAGACTTACATCAAATCCGAATAAATTAAATTTATAAAATGGTGCGTTCATAACCATTGCCTCCTTAAAAAATATGCAGCGGCATATCCGCCAGCAAAAACCATCATCATAAAAGCCCAGCTTCCAAGATTTAGAATTGCTCCACCTGATAAAGCCTGTCCACTGGTGCAGCCGCGAGCAAGTTTAGCACCGAACCCCATCAGACCACCACCAACAAAAGCGTAAATTAATCTGGTTCGATTTGAAACTCTCGGTCCTTTATCAACTCCTTTTTTTACACGATGCGCTAGTGAACCAGATAAAAATCCACCTGCAATAACCCCAAGTACTTCAAATACCAACCAGTCTTTGAATGGACTTGTTTTTCCATCTCCTAAATATTCGGTGTAGAATTGATTACCTGAAGCATGTGATGGTGCAATAGTGTTTACAGTTACGGCAACTGCTGTTGAGACAGCACCTGAAGCACCGAGTCCTCTGCCCATAATTACAAATGCCGCTAGCAACACTAGTCCAAGCCCAATACCAACCAAGTATGGATTTGAATATGGTTTTGCTTTTATTTCGATATGAACATGACTTTCATCTTTTTCAAAAGCTTTGGTGAAAGTTTTAGTTAATGATGTCATTTTATTAAATCTCCGTTAATGAAAATGTGCGTTAAACCAGTGGCTGTACTGTCCAGCCGAGACAATTACAAATCGTAAAATCAACCCGCCAACAATTACAAGAATTGGTGCAATTGCTGTGTGTTTAATTTTGTGATTGACTGCAAGTAGTTGAATAAAAAGTGGAATTATTATTCCAATGCCAATTACAAAAACCCAAAACACAGGGGCATAAGCTCCGTTAAGTAAAAGCTGGGCGGCTTCTATATGCGGTTTTGCCGATGAAAGTAAACCAAGAAATATCATTACAAATACAAATAATTCTATAATCAAAAATCCGTTATCCGCTTTTGCAAGTAATTCACTTTCGTATTTATTCTTTGCAAACAAATGTACAAATGCCGCCGCGGCGGATAATCCCGACACAAGAAAAAGGACCCATAGTAAAGATGTATTCCATAACGGTCTTGAACCCATGGTACTTAATAACACGCCCGTATATGCTCCTAGCATCATTCCAAGAATCATATTTGTTATTCCGATATTCTTAACCAGAAAGGGATGCTCATTTATTTTTTTGCTGTACTCCAAAAGTTTTGGTACTTTTTCTGTCATCCATTTTGCGGGACGAATTAAGATATTTGCAATTAGTGCAGGATAAACTAAAATTAAAATCCATGCGCCCCAAGACATCGGCGAGGTAAATTGAAAAGTTGTATATAATCTCCACACGTAAAGTTTGTGCGATAAATCTAAAAATAATGCAAACATCCCAAGACTTAATAAGACCACACTTACAATAGGAATAAAGAAACAGGAACAATTACTTTCTTTATGCCTATTAGTAAATAAAAAGTAACCAGAAATAATCATCATTCCGGCAACCATTCCACCTAAAAAAAGATAAACAGGAATTTGCCATTCCCACATAGCCATCACTGGATCAACGTGTGGATTATGTCTTGTGGTTGTTAGTTCTAATAATTCGTTCATTGCAAAAATTTCCTACACTAAATAAAAGATATTTGGTTGTGTTCCTGCATCAGTAAGATTAACATGCCACTTACGTGATTTTAAAAGTTTACTTACTTCACTATTCGGATCTTCTAAATCACCAAAGTACATACAATAAGTTGGACACACTTCAACGCAAGCAGGATTCTCACCTTTTTCAACTCTGTGAATACAAAATGTACATTTGTCAGCATAACCATCTGGATGAGCAAATCTTGCGTCATATGGGCAAGCTTCAATACAGGCTTTACATCCAATACAAACATCGTGTGTTACCAGTACAACACCACCAACATCGTGAATATGGCTTGCGCCGGTTGGACAGCAACTCACACATGGAGTTTCAGAACAATGATTACATCTTTCCGTTCTGATTTCCATTTGTATATCAGGAAATTTTCCGTGAGATTCAGTTATAATCCAATCTCTATTGTAACCTTCTGGAATATTATTTTCTGTTTTGCATGCAATTACGCAATCCTGACATCCAACACATTTACGAGTATCTATTACCATTCCGAATCTTGGCATCCTACACCTCCATTTCAAAAGTTACAAAGTTCACATTCATTCCGGTTCCACCCATCAAAGGATCTGTGTTGTACTTCGTAACAAGTTCCGCATCGCTTGCACCTTTTTTATATGTGCTTCTAAGTTGTCGTGATTTTTGACCAAATCCGTGCACCATATAAACGCAATCTTGTCTAATTCTTTCAGTGGCTTTTATTTTTATTGGATCGGCAACAACGCCGTCCTGATTTTTCAATTTAATTTTATCACCATTCTTTAATCCATATCTTTGAATAACATCCGCATTCACCCATAATTCATTTTCGCTCATCATATCTCTTAGTAATGGATTTGATTGAGTTTTACTAAATGTGTGAACGGGAGCTCTTCCATAAAGTAACCTAAAATATCCTGCCGGTGGCTCTGGATGTTTTGTATATTTTGGAACTGGATCAAAGCCTGCAGCAGCTAATTGTGTAGAGTAAAATTCTATTTTACCGGAAGGTGTGTAAAACTCAGGTTCTACACCATCTTCAAAGTAAATTGGTTGGGTAGTTCCTTTTATTATTCCTTCGCGTTTTAATTCTTCAAGCGAATTCCCGGCTGATTTTAATCTTGTATCTAAATACTCTTCAATATTCTTCCACGGGAAGTATGCTCCCAACCCGAGTTTTTCACCAAGTTTTTTTGCCATCCACCAATTTGGTTTCTGATCATTTGGTTCTTCGATTACCGGTTGTCTAATTCCAACAAAACTCTCTCTGAATGGTGAGGCATTTAAATCATCATACCTTTCTAAATAAACCGACTCAGGTAAAACTACATCTGCCCAGCCAGCAATTTCACTTGGGATAACATCAACTACAACCATTAAGTCTAAGTTCTGTATAGCTTTAATAGTTTCATCTCGGTTAGGCAATGCTTGCATTAAATTGGTTGCATAAATAAACCAGCCCTTAATAGGATATGGACTACCAGTAATCGTGGTTTCACGAATTCCAGTTGAAATTTGCTCCCCGGCAGCAAATGGATATTTTTTATTTGGATTATCAACAGGTCCTTTTTTTAGTTCTGAATATTTTGGATATGGATACTTTGGAATTGAGTATGAATGAGGAACATAAAAACCACCTTTTCTTCCCCAACTTCCTAACAGTGCATTTAATAAAGCAATCGCTCTACTGCGTTGAGTATCATCACCATACCAGGTTGCATGTCTTCCGGGATGAATTAGAGTTGCAGGTTTATAACGAGCCATTTCCCTTGCAGTCTCACGTATTACATCAGGTTCTATTCCGGTTTCAATGTAAGCCCATTCAGGTGTGTATTCAGAAACTTCAGCTGCAAAATTTTCAAAGCCAAAGCCATATTTATTAACATAATCAACATCGTAAAGTTTTTCTCTTACAATTACACCCATCCAGGCAAGTAGCAATGCAATATCGGTTCCGGGTTTGATAGGCAAATAATATTTTGCCTTACCGGCTGCAACTGAAAATCTTGGATCAACAACTATGATAGAAGCATGTTTTTCAACTGCGTGAGAAAATTCTTGCACTTGTGTATTGTGCATGTTCTCGCCAAGATGTGATCCTATCAGAACAATACATTTTGCGTTTTCAATATCTGTTCTTTCGGGCGATCCTACGACATCTCCAAAAGTTAATTCAAAACCTGTTTCACGAGGACCACGGCATTGAGCAAAGCTTGGGGCAGTTTCGTTAGGCGATCCGTATGCCCTCATCATATGCTTAAAAAAACTGCCGCCAATTCCA
It includes:
- a CDS encoding molybdopterin-dependent oxidoreductase, with protein sequence MNSLSRRKFLKISGATIATAAVLAGSAKTVVSAAESYSKKKGLQIIPSYCDLCFWKCGLLAYVKDGELWKVEGNPKDPLSNGRLCPRGTGGVGAHYDKERLKSPLIRKSERGEEKWVEVTWNEAFDFIVEKMNKIKSAYGPESIALFSHGIGGSFFKHMMRAYGSPNETAPSFAQCRGPRETGFELTFGDVVGSPERTDIENAKCIVLIGSHLGENMHNTQVQEFSHAVEKHASIIVVDPRFSVAAGKAKYYLPIKPGTDIALLLAWMGVIVREKLYDVDYVNKYGFGFENFAAEVSEYTPEWAYIETGIEPDVIRETAREMARYKPATLIHPGRHATWYGDDTQRSRAIALLNALLGSWGRKGGFYVPHSYSIPKYPYPKYSELKKGPVDNPNKKYPFAAGEQISTGIRETTITGSPYPIKGWFIYATNLMQALPNRDETIKAIQNLDLMVVVDVIPSEIAGWADVVLPESVYLERYDDLNASPFRESFVGIRQPVIEEPNDQKPNWWMAKKLGEKLGLGAYFPWKNIEEYLDTRLKSAGNSLEELKREGIIKGTTQPIYFEDGVEPEFYTPSGKIEFYSTQLAAAGFDPVPKYTKHPEPPAGYFRLLYGRAPVHTFSKTQSNPLLRDMMSENELWVNADVIQRYGLKNGDKIKLKNQDGVVADPIKIKATERIRQDCVYMVHGFGQKSRQLRSTYKKGASDAELVTKYNTDPLMGGTGMNVNFVTFEMEV
- the nrfD gene encoding polysulfide reductase NrfD — translated: MNELLELTTTRHNPHVDPVMAMWEWQIPVYLFLGGMVAGMMIISGYFLFTNRHKESNCSCFFIPIVSVVLLSLGMFALFLDLSHKLYVWRLYTTFQFTSPMSWGAWILILVYPALIANILIRPAKWMTEKVPKLLEYSKKINEHPFLVKNIGITNMILGMMLGAYTGVLLSTMGSRPLWNTSLLWVLFLVSGLSAAAAFVHLFAKNKYESELLAKADNGFLIIELFVFVMIFLGLLSSAKPHIEAAQLLLNGAYAPVFWVFVIGIGIIIPLFIQLLAVNHKIKHTAIAPILVIVGGLILRFVIVSAGQYSHWFNAHFH
- a CDS encoding 4Fe-4S dicluster domain-containing protein, which gives rise to MPRFGMVIDTRKCVGCQDCVIACKTENNIPEGYNRDWIITESHGKFPDIQMEIRTERCNHCSETPCVSCCPTGASHIHDVGGVVLVTHDVCIGCKACIEACPYDARFAHPDGYADKCTFCIHRVEKGENPACVEVCPTYCMYFGDLEDPNSEVSKLLKSRKWHVNLTDAGTQPNIFYLV
- a CDS encoding YeeE/YedE family protein, whose product is MNAPFYKFNLFGFDVSLIIAFAIGIGFGFMLERGGFGSARILAAQFYLGNMRVLKVMFTAIVTAMLGIFYLSVIGYLDLSLIYVSNTYILPQVLGGLILGVGFVIGGYCPGTSMVAFSTGKIDGLVYVLGVAFGIFVFGEMFPMLEGFFNSTDLGKQTLPSFLGLSYGLVVFLVVVMAIGAFIAAEWSEKKFADRNPEKSI
- a CDS encoding YeeE/YedE family protein, with the protein product MTSLTKTFTKAFEKDESHVHIEIKAKPYSNPYLVGIGLGLVLLAAFVIMGRGLGASGAVSTAVAVTVNTIAPSHASGNQFYTEYLGDGKTSPFKDWLVFEVLGVIAGGFLSGSLAHRVKKGVDKGPRVSNRTRLIYAFVGGGLMGFGAKLARGCTSGQALSGGAILNLGSWAFMMMVFAGGYAAAYFLRRQWL